One Carboxydothermus pertinax genomic window carries:
- a CDS encoding Rqc2 family fibronectin-binding protein, with product MNYLLLKAVVEELAQNLTGHRVDQIFYLDKLSILLNFFHPKFGESYLYLSASNDFAAIFITESSLFASKMTTPFLNSCQNFLLGKRLFKIEVPPWERNVCLEFLDPKTAEKVYLFLEIMGKHSNLLLVNQDFIIVDAIKRYGENQSRYREVLPGKPYIPPPKPEAFLLNNLTLETFLRLFIQSPNLTLGDFFKRHIIGLGTFLLKEVFFLTNLKADTPCKELSTQQIEELYATLISLVNKNPMPVLYFNDNIPFYPAPFELKSLKDFVKQPGSPCEVSAQYYLYHRYRREFDSLTLTLKNAINKKLKNLQERIVELKAKIKEYENAQEFKNFGDLLLAFQHQVAKGSSRVKLQNWDGTPIEISLDPAKSPIENAELFYKKYQKAKKGLNIAQTQLQITQEELEYYKTLQFQVEDARSLEDLEEIKQELGIDNNPKSKKLKKTPPNFLTFTTSNGNKVYVGKNNWQNDYLTFKVAKDNDLWFHAKNIPGAHVILKCEKVPDEQSILEAAVIAATFSRARFGKKIPVDYTLRKYVHKPVGAKPGFVIYQHEKTIFVDPNLKLLQTRLPGFTTGKP from the coding sequence ATGAATTATCTACTCTTAAAAGCTGTTGTGGAAGAATTAGCGCAAAACTTAACAGGGCACCGCGTAGACCAAATATTCTATTTAGATAAACTTTCAATTTTGCTAAACTTTTTTCACCCAAAATTTGGAGAAAGTTACCTTTATCTTTCAGCGAGTAACGACTTCGCAGCAATTTTTATCACCGAAAGTTCCCTTTTTGCTTCCAAAATGACCACTCCCTTTTTAAACTCATGTCAAAATTTCCTATTAGGAAAAAGGCTTTTTAAAATTGAAGTTCCACCTTGGGAACGAAATGTTTGTCTAGAATTTTTAGATCCCAAAACCGCAGAAAAAGTGTATTTATTTCTTGAAATTATGGGGAAACACAGTAACCTTTTACTGGTAAATCAAGACTTTATTATCGTTGATGCTATTAAGCGTTATGGCGAAAACCAAAGCCGGTACCGGGAAGTACTACCAGGAAAACCGTATATTCCTCCGCCAAAGCCTGAAGCCTTTCTCCTTAATAATTTAACGTTAGAAACTTTTTTAAGACTTTTTATCCAAAGCCCCAATTTAACCCTGGGAGATTTTTTTAAAAGACATATCATTGGTCTAGGTACCTTTTTACTTAAAGAAGTTTTTTTTCTTACAAATTTAAAGGCGGATACACCCTGTAAAGAACTGAGCACCCAGCAAATTGAGGAACTTTATGCAACATTGATATCTTTAGTAAACAAAAATCCCATGCCAGTTTTATATTTCAATGATAACATTCCCTTTTACCCGGCACCCTTTGAACTTAAATCCTTAAAAGATTTTGTAAAACAGCCCGGCTCGCCTTGTGAGGTAAGTGCTCAATACTATTTATACCATCGTTATCGGCGTGAGTTTGATAGCCTTACGCTTACCTTAAAAAATGCCATTAATAAAAAACTAAAAAACCTTCAAGAACGAATAGTTGAATTAAAGGCTAAAATAAAAGAATATGAAAATGCTCAAGAATTTAAAAATTTTGGCGACTTGCTCTTAGCTTTTCAGCACCAAGTCGCAAAGGGTAGTTCTAGGGTAAAGCTTCAAAATTGGGACGGAACGCCAATTGAGATTTCCTTAGATCCGGCAAAATCACCCATAGAAAACGCCGAACTTTTTTATAAAAAGTATCAAAAAGCAAAAAAAGGGCTTAACATAGCCCAGACCCAATTACAGATAACCCAAGAAGAACTTGAATATTATAAAACCCTACAATTTCAAGTGGAAGATGCTCGAAGCTTAGAAGACTTAGAAGAAATTAAACAAGAATTAGGTATAGATAATAACCCTAAAAGCAAAAAGCTTAAAAAAACTCCACCCAATTTTTTAACCTTTACTACATCTAATGGAAATAAAGTTTATGTGGGCAAAAACAATTGGCAAAATGATTATTTAACATTTAAAGTAGCTAAAGATAATGACCTCTGGTTTCATGCTAAAAATATTCCTGGAGCTCACGTCATTTTAAAATGCGAAAAAGTTCCTGATGAACAGTCAATCCTTGAAGCTGCAGTAATTGCCGCTACTTTTAGCCGCGCCCGCTTTGGTAAAAAAATACCGGTAGATTATACCTTGCGCAAGTACGTCCATAAACCAGTTGGGGCAAAACCAGGTTTTGTCATCTACCAGCATGAAAAAACAATTTTTGTTGACCCTAATTTAAAGCTACTTCAAACACGACTTCCCGGTTTTACCACCGGTAAACCCTGA
- a CDS encoding dihydroorotate dehydrogenase electron transfer subunit — MQDLKGVVVDKQFITEEIFKLKVYLSEKILAFIDPGSFAMLKVEAKGVYLRRPFSFADLDIKTGMVTFYVKVVGRGTKALGEINPGQEISMLLPLGRGFTRRPGKSLLIAGGIGVAPLNFLAKRIIEDGGKVSFLYGVRNARQFIAEIYSKFKKEMEVYCEEPGLGNRGSVRDGLLTKEIMAYDQIYLCGPMGMLKAVKPILKDFPGLIEVSLESYMACGFGACLGCAVQLKNKDGIIYKKVCQDGPVFNFKDVVL; from the coding sequence ATGCAGGATTTAAAAGGTGTAGTGGTGGATAAACAGTTTATAACCGAGGAAATTTTTAAACTAAAAGTCTACCTTTCGGAAAAAATTTTAGCTTTTATCGATCCTGGAAGTTTTGCCATGCTCAAAGTTGAAGCTAAAGGGGTTTATTTGAGGCGCCCCTTTAGCTTTGCTGATTTAGATATAAAAACGGGCATGGTAACTTTTTATGTAAAAGTGGTTGGTAGGGGAACAAAAGCTCTGGGAGAGATAAATCCTGGCCAAGAAATTAGTATGCTCTTACCTTTAGGCCGGGGTTTTACCAGGAGGCCTGGGAAAAGTCTTCTTATTGCCGGTGGTATTGGAGTAGCTCCTTTAAATTTTCTTGCCAAGAGAATAATTGAAGATGGAGGAAAAGTAAGCTTTCTCTACGGCGTAAGAAATGCTCGGCAGTTTATTGCTGAAATCTATAGTAAATTTAAAAAGGAGATGGAAGTGTATTGTGAAGAGCCGGGCTTGGGAAATCGAGGGTCAGTTCGAGACGGGCTTTTAACTAAAGAAATTATGGCTTATGACCAAATTTACCTTTGCGGACCCATGGGGATGTTAAAGGCTGTAAAACCAATTCTCAAAGACTTTCCAGGGTTAATTGAAGTTTCCTTAGAAAGCTATATGGCATGTGGTTTTGGGGCCTGCTTGGGTTGTGCGGTTCAACTAAAAAATAAAGATGGGATAATTTACAAAAAAGTTTGTCAGGATGGACCTGTATTTAATTTTAAGGATGTGGTTTTATGA
- a CDS encoding dihydroorotase yields MALLFKNGNVIVGADQAIKKLDILIAKGRIVEIAPEIKQEKVEVIDLEGKYLIPGLIDMHVHFRDPGYTHKEDINSGSKAALAGGFTSVLMMPNTDPPPDNQTVVYYWKEKSKTIPLNILFSGCLTKERAGRELSKLHELKEAGAVAVTDDGNWVTDGALLRHALEYAKALELLVITHAEEPTLANGGVMNEGFWSTVLGLKGIPKAAENVALYRDLQIAKLTGAKIHIAHLSTAEGVQLVAAAKQEGITVTAEVTPHHLVLNDEALKDYNTNFKVNPPLRSLEDQNALLKGLLNDSIDVIATDHAPHAQYEKLVEFNDAPFGMEGLETAFPVLFTELVACKKITLEKLLTKMTINPAKILQLKEQGEIKKGYIANLTVIDPRLELRVTSDLLVSKSKNNPFLGKVLKGWPVMTIYQGEIVYQRK; encoded by the coding sequence ATGGCGTTACTATTTAAAAATGGCAATGTAATAGTGGGGGCAGATCAAGCCATTAAAAAATTAGATATCTTAATCGCTAAAGGACGAATTGTCGAAATAGCACCGGAGATTAAACAGGAAAAAGTAGAGGTTATTGACCTTGAAGGTAAATATTTAATCCCAGGGTTAATTGATATGCATGTTCATTTTCGTGACCCAGGATATACCCATAAAGAAGATATTAATTCGGGAAGTAAGGCTGCTCTAGCCGGTGGCTTTACCAGCGTTTTAATGATGCCCAACACTGACCCTCCGCCGGATAATCAAACCGTTGTTTATTACTGGAAAGAAAAAAGTAAAACTATCCCTCTAAATATCTTGTTTTCCGGTTGTCTTACCAAAGAAAGAGCTGGGCGGGAATTAAGTAAGCTACACGAACTTAAAGAAGCAGGAGCCGTTGCGGTTACCGATGATGGCAATTGGGTTACCGATGGGGCGTTATTAAGACATGCTTTGGAATACGCTAAAGCCCTAGAACTTTTAGTAATAACTCATGCGGAAGAACCGACGCTAGCTAATGGTGGTGTTATGAATGAGGGGTTCTGGTCAACGGTTTTGGGATTAAAAGGGATCCCAAAGGCCGCGGAAAACGTTGCCCTTTACCGGGACCTGCAAATTGCCAAATTAACGGGGGCGAAAATTCATATTGCTCATCTAAGCACTGCTGAAGGCGTTCAACTGGTGGCAGCAGCCAAACAAGAGGGAATTACAGTTACAGCTGAAGTTACTCCCCATCATTTAGTCTTAAATGATGAAGCTCTTAAAGATTATAATACAAACTTTAAAGTAAATCCTCCTTTAAGAAGTTTAGAAGACCAAAACGCTCTTTTAAAAGGATTGCTAAATGACAGTATTGATGTAATAGCTACTGATCATGCTCCTCATGCTCAATACGAAAAACTGGTGGAGTTTAATGATGCTCCTTTTGGCATGGAAGGTTTAGAAACTGCCTTTCCGGTGCTTTTTACCGAACTTGTAGCTTGTAAAAAAATTACCTTGGAAAAGCTTCTCACCAAGATGACGATAAATCCAGCTAAAATACTACAGTTAAAGGAACAGGGGGAAATTAAAAAAGGATATATCGCTAATTTAACGGTAATTGACCCCAGGCTGGAATTAAGAGTTACCAGTGATCTTTTAGTAAGTAAATCAAAGAATAATCCTTTTCTGGGGAAGGTCTTAAAGGGTTGGCCAGTGATGACAATTTATCAAGGAGAAATAGTTTACCAAAGAAAATAG
- the carA gene encoding glutamine-hydrolyzing carbamoyl-phosphate synthase small subunit: MKKGVLVLEDGSLYEGEIFGYTGENFGEVVFNTGMTGYQEILTDPSYAGQIIVMTYPLIGNYGYIPEDRERERSFARGLVVRELCDYPSNWRKLERLEQFLYEEKIITLAGVDTREITKKIRFHGVMKGIISVFPEKLAEYKEKVKSLPDISGQQLAYQVAGDKIAYYPGQKPRLVLVDYGAKNSILHSLLKRGAEVYVVPPKTSAEEILALSPEGLVLSNGPGDPEDLQESILIIKKLIGKLPILGICLGHQLLALAHGAQTYKLKFGHRGSNHPVVEIDSQRVFITSHNHGFAVKEESLAGTGLKVWFRNLNDNTIEGLRNNQDKILSVQFHPEAAPGPNDADFIFDLFLELL, translated from the coding sequence TTGAAAAAAGGGGTGCTAGTTTTAGAAGATGGATCTTTGTATGAGGGAGAGATTTTTGGTTATACTGGAGAAAACTTTGGTGAAGTGGTATTTAACACTGGAATGACAGGATATCAAGAAATTTTAACTGATCCCTCCTACGCCGGACAAATTATTGTTATGACTTACCCCCTAATTGGGAATTATGGCTATATTCCCGAAGACAGGGAAAGGGAGAGAAGTTTTGCCCGGGGCCTAGTAGTGAGGGAATTGTGTGATTATCCTAGTAACTGGCGTAAGCTGGAAAGATTGGAACAATTTCTTTATGAGGAAAAAATCATTACATTAGCGGGAGTTGATACTCGGGAAATAACTAAAAAAATTCGTTTTCACGGTGTCATGAAAGGTATTATTTCGGTTTTTCCAGAAAAATTAGCAGAATATAAAGAGAAGGTAAAATCTTTACCGGATATTTCCGGTCAACAGCTTGCTTATCAGGTGGCAGGAGATAAAATTGCTTATTATCCAGGTCAAAAACCCCGCTTGGTTTTAGTTGATTATGGGGCTAAAAATAGTATTTTGCACTCGTTGTTAAAAAGAGGAGCAGAGGTATACGTGGTGCCACCTAAAACTTCAGCCGAAGAAATATTAGCTCTTTCCCCGGAAGGATTAGTATTATCAAATGGTCCAGGGGATCCGGAAGATTTACAGGAAAGTATTTTAATTATAAAAAAGTTAATTGGCAAACTTCCAATATTAGGAATTTGTCTTGGCCATCAACTGCTGGCGTTAGCCCATGGAGCCCAAACTTATAAGTTAAAGTTTGGGCATCGTGGCAGCAATCATCCTGTTGTGGAAATCGATAGCCAAAGAGTATTTATTACCTCTCATAATCATGGTTTTGCGGTAAAAGAAGAGAGTTTAGCCGGAACAGGTCTTAAAGTTTGGTTTCGCAATTTAAATGATAATACCATTGAAGGTTTACGGAATAACCAGGATAAAATTCTCTCCGTCCAGTTTCACCCGGAAGCGGCTCCGGGACCTAATGATGCAGATTTTATCTTTGATTTGTTTTTAGAACTGCTATAA
- the pyrE gene encoding orotate phosphoribosyltransferase, with protein sequence MDIYNLFLEKKALLEGHFKLSSGLHSDKYFQCALLTVEPEISQKLCEILAEKLNSSKIKADLVIGPAIGGIILAYEMARVLKLKALFAEREDGMMRLRRGFTIKPGEKVIVVEDVVTTGGSTREVIELIKSLGGEVVAVASLVDRSGGTVDFGVPFESLLTIKVKTYAPENCPLCAQGLPVVKPGSRV encoded by the coding sequence ATGGACATTTATAACTTATTTCTCGAAAAAAAAGCGTTATTAGAAGGACATTTTAAATTATCTTCGGGCTTACATAGTGATAAATATTTCCAATGTGCTTTACTAACAGTTGAACCGGAAATTTCGCAAAAATTATGTGAGATCCTTGCGGAAAAATTAAATTCTAGCAAAATAAAAGCGGATCTTGTAATTGGGCCGGCAATTGGCGGCATAATCCTGGCCTATGAAATGGCAAGAGTATTAAAGTTGAAAGCTTTGTTTGCCGAACGGGAGGACGGCATGATGCGGCTAAGAAGAGGTTTTACCATAAAACCTGGCGAAAAAGTTATAGTAGTAGAAGATGTGGTAACTACCGGGGGTTCTACCAGGGAAGTAATCGAATTAATAAAAAGCTTAGGGGGAGAGGTTGTAGCAGTTGCTTCCCTGGTAGACCGTAGCGGTGGAACTGTGGACTTTGGTGTACCTTTTGAGTCTTTATTAACGATTAAAGTTAAAACGTATGCTCCTGAAAATTGTCCCCTATGTGCTCAGGGTTTACCGGTGGTAAAACCGGGAAGTCGTGTTTGA
- a CDS encoding dihydroorotate dehydrogenase: MSLMVNIGELTLKNPVMPASGTFGFGLEFKDFFDLKKLGALVVKTITKNPRLGNVPPRVFELSSGLINSIGLANPGWEYFREKILPQIKALHEVLILNIAGESVEEFVFLANEAQKFEEIKALELNVSCPNVKKGGMAFGTDLEALKQIVSAVRKIYRKPIIVKLTPNVTDITIFAKASENAGADALTLINTFTGMVIDVKNKKPLLGNFYGGVSGPAIRPMAIKMVYDCFKAVSIPIIGVGGIDSLDAALEFIMAGATAVQVGSQNLVDPGFLPRLVEQLELYVKDSALGNISELTGIVHRGGEG; this comes from the coding sequence ATGAGTCTTATGGTTAACATTGGAGAACTTACCTTAAAAAATCCTGTGATGCCAGCTTCGGGAACTTTTGGATTTGGATTGGAGTTTAAAGATTTTTTTGATTTAAAAAAATTAGGGGCATTGGTGGTAAAAACTATTACCAAAAATCCCCGGCTTGGCAATGTTCCTCCTAGAGTTTTTGAACTTTCGTCCGGGCTTATTAATTCTATTGGACTTGCCAATCCAGGATGGGAATATTTTCGTGAAAAAATTTTACCCCAAATCAAAGCCTTACATGAGGTATTAATTTTAAACATTGCCGGTGAAAGTGTAGAAGAATTTGTATTTTTAGCCAATGAGGCGCAAAAATTTGAGGAAATAAAAGCTTTAGAACTAAATGTTTCCTGTCCAAACGTCAAAAAAGGTGGCATGGCTTTTGGTACAGATTTGGAAGCACTTAAACAAATTGTTTCTGCGGTTAGAAAAATTTACCGAAAGCCCATCATTGTTAAGCTTACTCCAAACGTAACGGACATTACTATTTTTGCTAAAGCTTCCGAAAATGCTGGAGCCGATGCTTTAACTTTAATCAATACTTTTACCGGTATGGTAATTGATGTTAAGAACAAAAAACCGCTTTTGGGTAATTTTTATGGTGGTGTATCCGGCCCTGCTATTCGTCCTATGGCGATAAAAATGGTTTATGATTGCTTTAAAGCTGTTTCCATTCCCATAATTGGAGTGGGAGGTATTGATAGTTTAGATGCGGCGCTGGAATTTATTATGGCCGGGGCGACTGCTGTTCAAGTTGGAAGTCAAAATCTCGTTGATCCTGGGTTTTTGCCGCGGTTAGTTGAACAATTAGAGCTTTACGTGAAGGATTCAGCGTTAGGAAATATTTCTGAATTAACCGGGATTGTTCATCGGGGGGGAGAAGGATGA
- the pyrF gene encoding orotidine-5'-phosphate decarboxylase gives MNEKLIVALDVPDRIQALEVVEELKDTVNFFKVGMELFYREGPRLIDDLKNLGLKVFLDLKLHDIPNTVSRALKNLINLGIDMVNVHALGGQEMLRAAYRVKNEALKKNCKVPIILGVTVLTSMNQKALEQIGLKIELSHLVSLLAKEAKDAGLDGVVASALEASFIKKLCGQDFITVTPGIRRLEDGNFDQKRVVTPKRALELGADYLVVGRPIVAAMNRKIAAKKYLEEMAGGLNGHL, from the coding sequence ATGAATGAAAAATTAATTGTGGCTTTAGACGTCCCTGATAGGATTCAGGCTTTGGAAGTTGTGGAGGAACTAAAAGACACCGTTAACTTCTTTAAAGTTGGGATGGAACTTTTTTACCGCGAAGGGCCAAGGTTAATTGATGACCTCAAAAATTTAGGCTTAAAGGTATTTCTGGACTTAAAGCTTCATGATATTCCCAATACGGTTTCCCGGGCGCTAAAAAATTTAATTAATCTGGGAATTGATATGGTTAATGTCCATGCCCTTGGGGGGCAGGAAATGCTAAGGGCGGCGTATAGGGTAAAAAATGAAGCTTTAAAGAAAAATTGTAAAGTTCCTATTATTCTTGGGGTTACTGTTCTTACGAGCATGAACCAAAAGGCTTTAGAGCAAATCGGTTTAAAAATTGAGCTTTCGCATTTAGTTTCTCTTTTAGCCAAGGAGGCCAAAGATGCGGGTTTAGATGGTGTGGTAGCTTCAGCCTTAGAAGCGTCTTTTATAAAAAAACTATGTGGGCAGGATTTTATCACGGTAACTCCTGGAATTCGACGTTTGGAAGATGGAAATTTTGATCAAAAAAGGGTTGTAACCCCCAAAAGAGCTTTAGAACTTGGGGCAGATTATTTAGTAGTTGGTAGGCCAATTGTGGCAGCAATGAACCGAAAAATTGCTGCTAAAAAATACTTGGAGGAAATGGCAGGTGGGCTAAATGGACATTTATAA
- the carB gene encoding carbamoyl-phosphate synthase large subunit, whose product MPKRTDIQKVMVIGSGPIVIGQAAEFDYAGTQACRALKEEGYEVVLVNSNPATIMTDANIADRVYLEPLTVEFLEKVIVKEKPQGIVATLGGQAGLNLTFELFEKGILQREKVQILGTSLSAIKKAEDRELFKETMQAIGEPVPESAIVTDEEEGLSFARSIGYPVIIRPAYTLGGSGGGIANNDHEFLEICKRGLKQSLIHQVLVEKSVAGWKEIEYEVLRDSRDNAIIVCNMENIDPVGVHTGDSIVVAPSQTLADKEYQLLRNAALKIIRALKIEGGCNVQFALDPNSFKYYVIEVNPRVSRSSALASKATGYPIAKVAAKIAVGLTLPEITNAVTGKTTAAFEPALDYVVVKIPRWPFDKFKSMDKRIGTQMKATGEVMGIDRTFEGALNKALRSLEIGVAGLFKKDLDPTKLEEKLKYPDDERLFYVREAILLGYSLEKLHKLTGIDEFFLKKIENIVRFEQRIAQEELAPELLLQAKKMNFSDREIAGIKGMKEEEIRKLREKYGIKPVYKMVDTCAGEFEAKTPYFYSTYEKENEAREVTGKKALVLGSGPIRIGQGIEFDYCSVHAVWTLREEGYNAIIINNNPETVSTDFDTSDRLYFDPLTFEDVINVIEKEKPEGVVVQFGGQTAINLAKPLAQEGIKLYGSSIEAIDTAEDRQKFDAFLNILGLKRPAGRGVYTISQAIETAKEIGFPVVVRPSYVLGGRAMEIVYDEEELKSYMSWAAQISPEHPVLIDRYLEGLEIEVDALADGFEVFIPGIMEHIERAGVHSGDSIAVYPTLHLNPEMIDRIYDYTRKIALGLGIKGLLNIQYVVFENELYVLEVNPRASRTIPFLSKITGVPMVKIATLLSLGKTLKEIGYKGGILPPRKLWGVKAPVFSFAKLTNLDVTLGPEMKSTGEVMGVAETFPEALYKALIAAGIKVPLKGTVLATISDRDKEEAYPIIKKFTDLGFRIFATEGTASFLASKGLETVKVKKLSEGTYNILDLLRDDQIQLVINTLTSGSQPEKEGFRIRRTAVELGVPCLTSLDTARAMANMLGYLLNKEEEIKVYALQDYH is encoded by the coding sequence ATGCCAAAAAGAACAGATATCCAAAAAGTTATGGTAATAGGCTCAGGACCAATTGTCATAGGACAAGCGGCGGAATTTGACTATGCTGGTACCCAGGCTTGTCGGGCTTTAAAAGAAGAAGGCTATGAGGTGGTCTTAGTTAACAGTAATCCAGCAACCATAATGACTGATGCCAATATTGCCGATAGAGTTTACCTTGAGCCTTTAACGGTGGAGTTTTTAGAGAAAGTTATTGTAAAAGAAAAGCCTCAGGGAATTGTCGCAACTTTAGGCGGTCAGGCGGGATTAAATTTAACTTTTGAGCTCTTTGAAAAGGGCATTTTACAGCGGGAAAAGGTTCAAATCCTTGGGACCTCTCTCTCAGCTATAAAAAAAGCGGAAGATCGGGAGCTTTTTAAGGAAACTATGCAAGCCATTGGAGAGCCGGTTCCAGAAAGTGCGATAGTCACCGATGAAGAAGAAGGTCTGAGCTTTGCTCGAAGTATTGGTTATCCAGTGATTATTCGCCCGGCTTATACCCTTGGGGGTTCTGGAGGAGGAATTGCGAATAACGACCATGAGTTTTTGGAAATATGCAAAAGAGGGCTTAAACAAAGTTTAATTCACCAGGTATTGGTGGAAAAGAGTGTTGCGGGCTGGAAAGAAATTGAGTATGAGGTTCTAAGGGATTCTAGGGATAATGCAATTATAGTTTGTAATATGGAAAATATTGACCCGGTAGGGGTGCATACCGGAGACTCAATTGTGGTAGCTCCTTCCCAAACTTTAGCCGACAAAGAATATCAACTTTTAAGAAATGCGGCGTTAAAAATCATCCGTGCTCTTAAAATAGAAGGTGGCTGTAATGTTCAGTTTGCCTTAGACCCAAATAGCTTTAAGTATTATGTAATTGAAGTAAATCCTAGAGTTTCTCGTTCCAGCGCTTTAGCATCTAAAGCAACAGGGTATCCCATTGCCAAGGTTGCGGCAAAAATTGCCGTAGGGCTAACACTACCAGAAATTACCAATGCTGTAACTGGTAAAACCACTGCGGCGTTTGAACCAGCTTTAGACTATGTAGTAGTAAAAATACCCCGGTGGCCTTTTGATAAGTTTAAGAGTATGGATAAAAGAATTGGTACTCAAATGAAGGCAACCGGTGAGGTAATGGGAATTGATCGAACTTTTGAAGGGGCTTTAAATAAAGCATTACGTTCATTAGAAATAGGTGTTGCTGGTCTTTTTAAGAAAGACTTGGATCCTACTAAACTTGAGGAAAAGCTAAAATACCCTGATGATGAGCGCCTCTTTTATGTGCGAGAAGCAATACTTCTAGGTTATAGCTTAGAGAAACTTCATAAACTTACAGGAATTGATGAGTTTTTCTTGAAAAAAATCGAAAATATCGTACGGTTTGAACAACGGATTGCTCAAGAAGAGTTAGCCCCGGAACTTTTATTGCAAGCAAAGAAAATGAATTTTTCCGACCGAGAAATTGCTGGCATTAAAGGGATGAAAGAAGAGGAAATAAGAAAATTACGGGAAAAATATGGGATAAAACCGGTATATAAAATGGTTGACACTTGTGCGGGAGAATTTGAAGCCAAGACTCCTTACTTTTATTCTACTTACGAAAAGGAAAATGAAGCCAGGGAAGTTACTGGCAAAAAAGCCTTGGTTTTAGGTTCTGGACCAATACGTATTGGTCAAGGAATTGAATTTGATTATTGTTCGGTACATGCGGTTTGGACATTAAGGGAAGAAGGATACAATGCAATTATCATTAATAACAATCCAGAGACTGTTAGCACTGATTTTGATACTTCCGACCGCCTGTATTTTGATCCGTTAACTTTTGAAGATGTGATAAATGTCATTGAAAAGGAAAAGCCAGAAGGGGTAGTGGTTCAATTTGGTGGGCAGACGGCTATAAATTTAGCCAAACCGCTCGCCCAGGAAGGAATAAAGCTTTACGGCAGTAGTATCGAGGCCATCGATACGGCTGAAGACCGGCAAAAATTTGACGCGTTTTTAAATATTTTAGGATTAAAACGACCCGCAGGAAGAGGAGTTTATACTATTTCCCAGGCAATTGAAACTGCAAAAGAAATAGGCTTTCCGGTAGTGGTACGTCCTTCATATGTCTTAGGAGGGCGGGCGATGGAGATTGTTTATGACGAAGAAGAATTAAAAAGTTATATGAGCTGGGCTGCCCAAATTTCGCCTGAACATCCGGTATTAATTGACCGCTATTTGGAAGGTTTGGAAATAGAGGTTGATGCTTTGGCAGACGGTTTTGAAGTTTTTATCCCGGGAATTATGGAACATATTGAACGGGCAGGGGTACATTCCGGGGATAGTATCGCTGTTTATCCTACCCTTCATTTAAACCCTGAGATGATTGATAGAATTTATGACTATACCAGGAAAATCGCCTTAGGTTTAGGAATTAAAGGGCTTTTAAACATTCAGTATGTGGTCTTTGAAAATGAACTTTATGTTTTAGAGGTAAATCCTAGGGCCAGTAGAACAATTCCTTTTTTAAGTAAAATAACGGGTGTTCCGATGGTTAAAATTGCAACACTGTTATCCTTGGGTAAAACCTTAAAGGAAATTGGTTATAAAGGAGGAATTTTACCACCGAGAAAATTGTGGGGCGTAAAGGCTCCAGTTTTCTCCTTTGCTAAACTTACCAATTTGGATGTAACTTTAGGACCAGAAATGAAATCTACCGGAGAGGTTATGGGGGTGGCGGAAACGTTTCCCGAAGCCCTTTATAAAGCTTTAATTGCAGCGGGAATAAAAGTGCCGTTAAAAGGCACTGTGCTGGCAACTATCTCCGACCGGGATAAAGAAGAAGCGTATCCGATTATTAAAAAATTTACTGACCTAGGATTTAGAATTTTTGCTACTGAGGGTACTGCAAGCTTTCTAGCCAGTAAGGGATTAGAAACGGTAAAAGTAAAAAAACTCTCTGAAGGCACTTATAATATTCTTGATTTGCTGCGTGATGACCAGATTCAGTTGGTTATCAACACCTTAACCTCCGGTAGCCAACCGGAAAAAGAAGGGTTTAGAATCCGCCGTACGGCGGTGGAATTGGGTGTTCCCTGTCTTACCTCTTTGGATACCGCCAGAGCTATGGCAAATATGTTAGGGTACTTGTTGAACAAGGAAGAAGAAATTAAGGTTTATGCTCTTCAAGACTACCATTAA